The Nitrosomonas communis genome has a segment encoding these proteins:
- a CDS encoding toll/interleukin-1 receptor domain-containing protein, whose amino-acid sequence MNERSWDRLLKSIEDGLVVPVLGAQTLIATGSNDSFQAQVARQLLEFYSSEPGSNPLPPFRELNEVVTRLKHDHPIQDLYGDIHDAIGKLAPKSDTAIPEPVRQIAAITHFRLFVTLTSDDLLARSLRTRCAVNEIVHSPYLPTSEGTDLPTDWLSRQGEVYLLYMFGKSRPAPMFAIHDEDILEYVHNIIARGSHVPIKFFAELQQRNLLLIGCNFPGWLNRFFLRLTNLHRLSNTQRKREWMIEALKPEEELIYFLKSYSEGTEVLSDISPTAFIAELHQRWLARYGETEVLAPAQAEVVPHNTLFFISYCRAPDYPAAVKLVESLKSLGVADNEIWFDKSVIEPGQDFRECILSGIRTCRYFVPVISSSADQLDEKFFRREWNEALDRSKSIQGRTFVVPIIVDQTYDPEQYQRVPRQWKDALHFGYAPAGLPDEQTNALLKKLIRAERQRSV is encoded by the coding sequence ATGAACGAAAGAAGCTGGGACCGTTTACTGAAATCGATCGAAGATGGATTGGTGGTGCCCGTGCTCGGTGCTCAAACCCTGATTGCCACAGGCAGCAACGATTCCTTTCAGGCGCAGGTAGCGCGTCAACTTTTGGAATTTTATAGCAGTGAGCCGGGTAGTAATCCGTTGCCGCCATTTCGCGAATTAAATGAGGTGGTCACGCGTCTTAAGCACGATCATCCCATACAGGACCTGTATGGCGATATTCATGATGCCATCGGGAAACTGGCACCAAAAAGTGATACGGCCATTCCGGAACCGGTCAGACAAATTGCCGCGATTACCCATTTCCGGCTATTTGTAACTCTTACATCCGACGATTTGCTCGCCCGTAGCCTGAGGACACGATGCGCAGTTAATGAGATTGTGCATTCTCCCTATCTGCCCACGAGCGAAGGCACAGATTTGCCCACTGACTGGTTATCGCGCCAGGGAGAGGTGTACTTGCTCTATATGTTCGGTAAATCACGGCCTGCACCCATGTTTGCCATTCATGATGAAGACATTCTGGAATATGTGCATAACATCATTGCACGCGGCAGCCATGTCCCGATCAAGTTTTTTGCCGAATTGCAGCAGCGTAATTTGCTGTTGATTGGCTGCAATTTTCCTGGCTGGCTGAACCGGTTCTTTCTGCGTCTTACTAACCTGCATCGACTGTCGAATACGCAAAGAAAACGCGAATGGATGATTGAAGCACTAAAACCGGAAGAGGAGCTAATCTATTTTCTAAAAAGCTATAGCGAGGGGACAGAAGTTCTGTCTGATATATCACCGACAGCATTTATCGCCGAATTGCATCAGCGCTGGCTGGCGCGTTATGGCGAGACAGAGGTGTTAGCGCCTGCGCAAGCTGAGGTTGTTCCTCATAATACGCTGTTTTTCATCAGCTATTGTCGTGCGCCAGATTATCCTGCCGCCGTTAAGCTGGTTGAATCGTTGAAGTCGCTGGGTGTGGCAGATAACGAAATCTGGTTCGATAAATCCGTGATCGAGCCAGGGCAAGATTTTCGGGAATGTATTCTGAGTGGTATTCGCACCTGCCGCTATTTCGTACCAGTCATCTCCAGTTCGGCTGATCAATTGGACGAAAAATTTTTTCGACGTGAATGGAACGAAGCGCTAGACCGGAGTAAATCGATTCAAGGAAGAACTTTTGTCGTTCCCATCATCGTCGATCAAACTTATGATCCGGAACAATACCAGCGTGTGCCGCGCCAATGGAAGGATGCCTTGCATTTTGGTTATGCGCCAGCTGGCCTTCCAGATGAACAGACGAATGCGTTACTGAAGAAACTTATCCGGGCTGAGCGACAGCGTAGTGTTTAA
- a CDS encoding YezD family protein has protein sequence MTVKVRSHKTIHSLNAMIHSATPQSSQLIPQDIKQEILRAIARIQFGSVEIIIHDGQVMQIECREKIRVRHADPIQKTK, from the coding sequence ATGACTGTTAAAGTGCGTAGCCATAAAACAATACACTCTCTCAATGCAATGATACATAGCGCGACACCACAAAGCAGTCAATTGATTCCCCAGGATATCAAGCAGGAGATCCTGCGAGCGATTGCCCGTATTCAATTTGGCTCAGTCGAGATCATTATTCATGATGGTCAAGTCATGCAAATCGAGTGTCGTGAAAAAATTCGCGTCCGTCACGCTGATCCTATTCAAAAAACCAAATAA
- a CDS encoding alginate export family protein, giving the protein MNYSWRIILLFTANMLPLASTQANGSVTLLENSQVGQQPMLQIVQATGSDTYKWAIKPKEQPAAAKPETPQKTTYFQRARSYATTPESDPPRYVRNMAKTEYPTFKDLHWLDFGVDHRTRFELRDDDIRRNNLLTDYPFLLRTRTYVGIKNILDPFRMAVEFQDSRGYNSEFPRDNRDWNPYELIQTYGELYFKDALGKDDLGNNRPIRIRGGRMAWEAVDRRLLGNNQWRNTTNNFEGFRVTFGQEANDWEIDTWGVQPVIRDIDDFDGRNKSQWFYGAIGHWRKWSDVITIQPYFMGLKQDDREGRQPERDIYSPAIRAYGVLPKTNIDFDLHTIYQFGRDNSLKKSAWSYLLEFGYTFKHDWKPRLSAFYGFVSGDRDPNDNVDNRFERFFGFARPWSPDDYIVMENIKAPKIVFEFSPHKDVSIDGGYSWFWLASDTDRFNNLLNISTPNPFNRDATGQSGDFIGQSINARVNYKLTPLVDTTIGYSHFMNGEFTKNRQMAALGESRDSSNFFYVEVSIRAFK; this is encoded by the coding sequence ATGAACTATTCCTGGCGAATCATTTTGCTTTTTACAGCAAACATGTTGCCTCTTGCCTCGACTCAAGCAAATGGAAGTGTTACATTGCTTGAAAATTCTCAAGTAGGACAGCAACCCATGTTGCAAATAGTACAAGCAACTGGAAGTGATACCTATAAATGGGCGATCAAACCCAAGGAACAACCTGCAGCCGCAAAACCAGAAACACCCCAAAAGACCACTTATTTTCAGCGTGCGCGCAGCTATGCTACGACACCTGAATCTGATCCCCCTCGCTATGTGCGTAATATGGCCAAGACTGAATATCCCACATTCAAGGATCTTCACTGGCTGGATTTTGGGGTGGATCATCGTACACGGTTTGAGTTGCGTGATGACGATATCCGGCGCAACAATCTTTTAACGGATTACCCCTTCCTGCTGCGTACCCGCACGTACGTGGGAATTAAAAATATTCTCGATCCGTTTCGTATGGCAGTCGAATTTCAAGATTCGCGCGGTTATAACAGCGAGTTTCCCAGAGATAACCGTGACTGGAATCCATATGAGTTGATTCAAACCTATGGTGAACTGTATTTCAAGGATGCGCTGGGAAAAGATGATCTGGGAAATAACCGCCCAATCCGAATTCGTGGTGGCCGCATGGCTTGGGAGGCAGTAGATCGACGCTTGCTCGGTAATAACCAATGGCGCAATACCACCAATAATTTTGAAGGTTTTCGTGTGACCTTCGGGCAGGAAGCCAATGATTGGGAAATCGATACCTGGGGCGTACAGCCAGTCATTCGAGACATTGATGATTTTGATGGGCGCAATAAAAGCCAATGGTTTTACGGTGCAATTGGACATTGGCGCAAGTGGTCTGACGTTATCACAATCCAGCCTTATTTTATGGGCCTCAAGCAGGATGATAGAGAAGGACGTCAACCAGAGCGCGATATCTATTCACCCGCCATCCGTGCTTACGGAGTGCTGCCAAAGACTAACATCGATTTTGATCTGCATACCATCTATCAGTTTGGCCGCGATAATAGCTTGAAAAAATCAGCCTGGTCTTATCTGCTTGAGTTTGGCTACACCTTCAAGCATGACTGGAAACCGAGGCTAAGCGCGTTTTATGGTTTTGTCAGCGGTGACCGCGATCCTAATGATAATGTCGACAATCGTTTTGAACGCTTCTTCGGATTTGCTCGTCCCTGGTCACCTGATGACTACATCGTCATGGAAAATATCAAAGCGCCCAAAATAGTATTTGAGTTTTCACCTCATAAGGATGTGTCCATCGACGGCGGTTATAGCTGGTTCTGGCTAGCCAGTGACACTGATCGATTTAACAATCTGTTAAACATTTCAACCCCTAACCCCTTCAATCGCGATGCAACCGGCCAAAGCGGCGACTTTATCGGGCAATCGATCAATGCACGCGTCAATTATAAATTAACGCCGCTGGTCGACACCACTATCGGGTATTCGCATTTTATGAATGGAGAATTTACCAAAAACCGGCAAATGGCAGCTTTAGGAGAATCCAGAGACAGCTCAAATTTTTTCTACGTGGAAGTCTCCATCCGAGCATTTAAATAA
- a CDS encoding sulfate ABC transporter substrate-binding protein, protein MKKNKWLKIPLLAASLLIGSNAFADKALLNVSYDPTRELYQEFNPAFSKYWQAQAGEKVTIKQSHGGSGKQARSVIDGLDADVVTLALAADIDAIAAHGKLLPDNWQTRLTHNSSPYTSTIIFLVRKGNPKGIKDWNDLARPGIAVITPNPKTSGGARWNYLAAWEYGKQNFGEAKAKEFVSDIFKNVPVLDSGARGSATTFIERGIGDVLISWENEAFLALKEYGQDKFEIIVPSLSILAEPTVALVDKVVDKKDTRKVAEAYLQYLYSDEGQEIAAKHFYRPINEKIAAKYANQFPAIKLFKIDDAFGNWKNAQKTHFDDGGTFDQIYLK, encoded by the coding sequence ATGAAAAAAAATAAATGGTTAAAGATTCCCCTGTTGGCAGCAAGCTTACTGATTGGCAGTAACGCATTTGCGGACAAAGCGCTACTGAATGTATCCTACGACCCAACACGCGAGCTGTATCAGGAATTCAATCCCGCCTTCAGCAAATACTGGCAGGCACAGGCTGGCGAGAAGGTCACTATCAAGCAGTCGCATGGAGGCTCCGGCAAACAAGCACGCTCTGTAATTGATGGGCTGGATGCCGATGTGGTCACTCTCGCATTGGCGGCAGATATCGATGCCATCGCAGCGCATGGCAAGCTCCTGCCGGACAATTGGCAAACACGGTTGACCCATAACAGCTCACCTTATACCTCAACCATCATTTTTCTGGTACGCAAAGGCAACCCGAAAGGCATCAAGGACTGGAACGATCTCGCGAGACCAGGTATCGCGGTGATCACCCCTAACCCCAAAACATCCGGGGGCGCGCGCTGGAATTATCTGGCTGCGTGGGAATACGGCAAACAGAATTTTGGTGAAGCCAAAGCGAAAGAATTTGTCTCGGATATCTTTAAAAATGTACCTGTACTGGATTCCGGCGCACGGGGTTCAGCCACGACATTCATCGAACGCGGTATCGGCGATGTGCTCATTTCGTGGGAAAACGAGGCGTTCCTAGCACTTAAGGAATATGGCCAGGATAAATTTGAGATCATTGTACCTTCGCTCAGTATCCTTGCCGAGCCTACTGTTGCCCTGGTCGACAAGGTGGTCGACAAAAAAGACACGCGCAAAGTCGCTGAAGCTTATCTCCAGTATCTTTATTCGGATGAAGGCCAGGAGATTGCTGCCAAACATTTTTACCGGCCGATCAATGAAAAGATCGCGGCAAAGTATGCCAATCAGTTCCCGGCTATCAAGCTGTTCAAGATCGATGACGCATTCGGGAATTGGAAAAATGCACAAAAAACTCACTTCGATGATGGTGGTACGTTTGATCAGATCTATCTGAAATAA
- a CDS encoding DUF2325 domain-containing protein, producing the protein MSVLIVGGDQVESLKRQVVAQGYTEVEHWHGRKKGFVKRTFSNHTRLIVMVCDYVNHSLAISLKNQANRKGIPLIYCRHSIHELRHKLLHWGKTDEDCCACYSF; encoded by the coding sequence ATGAGTGTGTTAATTGTTGGCGGTGATCAGGTTGAGTCGCTGAAACGTCAAGTAGTTGCGCAGGGATATACTGAAGTCGAACATTGGCATGGGCGTAAGAAAGGATTTGTGAAACGCACGTTCTCTAATCATACCCGCCTGATTGTTATGGTGTGCGATTACGTCAATCATAGCCTGGCCATTTCACTGAAAAATCAGGCTAACCGCAAAGGCATACCCCTCATTTATTGCCGCCATTCCATTCATGAGCTCAGACATAAATTATTGCACTGGGGAAAAACTGATGAGGACTGTTGTGCTTGCTATAGTTTTTGA